One genomic segment of Candidatus Dadabacteria bacterium includes these proteins:
- a CDS encoding prohibitin family protein, with protein sequence MKVRRQLPKLNIFYPIIFILLFFLVTGVFVIVESGHVGVVRTLGAVQPRALPEGFHMKKPFMDKVEQIDIRLTAASAKAVSASKDLQTVQTQVTLQYSITGDLAPVIFQKIGKRNTVSLTLIEPAIQESVKAITAKYTAEQLVTKRAEVKVEIQEAINNFISITLAEKEISTSALKIANIAITDFDFSDEFNRAIELKVKAEQEALQAKNEKIRRVTQAEAAAEEKKLAASAHAFEIEVASKARADAIEREAKALKNNPQIIQLRVAEKWDGTLPKFTGSETVPLINVDSLLKEE encoded by the coding sequence ATGAAAGTGAGGAGGCAGTTGCCCAAACTTAATATTTTTTATCCGATAATTTTTATCCTGCTGTTTTTTCTGGTGACAGGGGTTTTCGTAATAGTGGAAAGCGGGCATGTTGGGGTCGTGCGAACCCTTGGCGCCGTGCAGCCTAGGGCGCTTCCCGAGGGATTCCACATGAAAAAACCTTTCATGGATAAGGTTGAACAGATCGATATCCGTCTTACCGCGGCGAGTGCCAAGGCCGTTTCCGCCTCCAAGGACCTCCAGACGGTACAGACTCAAGTTACTCTCCAGTATTCCATTACGGGAGACCTAGCTCCCGTTATATTTCAGAAGATAGGAAAGAGAAACACCGTGTCGCTGACGCTTATAGAGCCTGCGATACAGGAATCGGTAAAGGCCATTACGGCCAAGTACACGGCCGAGCAGCTGGTTACCAAGAGGGCCGAAGTGAAGGTCGAGATACAAGAGGCCATAAATAATTTCATATCAATTACTCTTGCCGAGAAGGAGATTTCCACAAGCGCTCTTAAAATAGCCAACATCGCCATAACGGACTTTGATTTCTCGGATGAGTTCAACAGGGCGATTGAACTCAAGGTAAAGGCTGAGCAGGAGGCGCTTCAGGCCAAAAACGAAAAAATAAGGAGGGTGACTCAGGCTGAAGCCGCCGCGGAGGAGAAGAAACTCGCCGCAAGCGCCCATGCTTTCGAGATAGAAGTGGCGTCTAAGGCGAGAGCCGATGCGATTGAGAGGGAAGCGAAAGCACTTAAGAACAATCCGCAGATCATTCAACTGCGAGTCGCGGAGAAGTGGGACGGCACTCTCCCCAAGTTCACGGGCAGCGAAACGGTGCCCTTGATAAACGTGGATTCTCTTCTGAAAGAGGAATAA
- the mraZ gene encoding division/cell wall cluster transcriptional repressor MraZ: protein MFRGRYEHTMTKTGRVSIPSKFREVCRKKYSDETFVITNFDRYLIAYPMREWNELEKKLSKVSITDSEAISSIRYLMGNAVDCPVDNQGRVLIPQSLRSYATIETEVVLVGMLKKIEIWSKEIWEKENGSGAFETFIQSREVLAGYGL from the coding sequence ATGTTCAGAGGACGATACGAACACACTATGACCAAGACCGGGAGGGTCAGCATCCCCTCAAAGTTCAGGGAGGTCTGCAGGAAGAAATACTCTGATGAGACCTTCGTAATCACGAACTTTGACCGCTATCTAATCGCCTACCCAATGAGGGAATGGAACGAGCTTGAAAAGAAGCTCTCCAAGGTATCCATAACCGACAGCGAGGCGATCTCTTCAATACGCTATCTCATGGGGAACGCGGTAGACTGCCCCGTGGACAACCAGGGAAGAGTACTGATTCCGCAGTCGCTGCGTTCATACGCGACCATCGAAACTGAAGTGGTCCTGGTCGGCATGCTGAAAAAAATAGAGATCTGGTCAAAGGAAATCTGGGAGAAAGAAAACGGCAGCGGGGCATTTGAGACCTTCATACAGAGCAGAGAGGTACTTGCCGGATATGGACTCTAA
- a CDS encoding prolipoprotein diacylglyceryl transferase yields the protein MYPVLFDLGGGLVIYSYSVFLALGYLVAYWVVSADVSRRKMDPSLPATLLLACFIAGLVGAKILFLYQNATLAEFLANPVRYFISGFSSVGGLVGIFLALWIVSRLRKTHFQVLLDVVCPALILGYGVGRIGCFLNGCDYGTVCSLPWAVSFSARVVDVHPTQLYDTLFMALLFVFLWKIRTENRPTGFVSAVGFVILGTQRFFIEFIRETTPSFIEGLSQAQLAALLLVVVFGIRLFQLSGGVLGKQAQV from the coding sequence ATGTACCCGGTACTTTTCGATCTAGGCGGAGGTCTGGTTATATATTCCTATTCGGTATTCCTCGCACTGGGATATCTGGTCGCTTACTGGGTGGTGTCCGCGGATGTGAGCCGCAGGAAAATGGATCCGTCCCTTCCCGCAACCCTCCTGCTTGCGTGCTTTATAGCCGGACTCGTGGGAGCCAAGATACTTTTTCTGTATCAGAACGCCACTTTAGCCGAGTTTCTCGCCAACCCCGTGCGTTACTTCATATCGGGATTTTCATCGGTGGGCGGGCTTGTGGGAATTTTCTTGGCCCTGTGGATCGTATCCAGGCTAAGAAAAACGCATTTTCAGGTTCTTCTCGATGTCGTGTGTCCGGCCCTGATTCTTGGTTACGGGGTAGGAAGGATAGGCTGCTTTCTTAACGGCTGCGATTACGGAACCGTGTGTTCCCTGCCTTGGGCGGTTTCTTTTTCCGCAAGAGTAGTTGACGTTCACCCCACGCAGCTTTACGACACGCTGTTTATGGCGCTGCTTTTCGTTTTTCTCTGGAAAATCAGAACCGAGAATCGTCCCACGGGCTTTGTCTCGGCGGTAGGATTCGTGATTCTCGGTACTCAGAGATTTTTTATTGAATTTATAAGGGAGACTACCCCTAGCTTCATAGAAGGTCTTTCCCAAGCCCAGCTAGCGGCTCTGCTGCTCGTGGTTGTCTTCGGGATAAGGCTTTTTCAGCTTTCCGGCGGTGTCCTCGGAAAGCAAGCGCAGGTATAG
- the murJ gene encoding murein biosynthesis integral membrane protein MurJ, with translation METREDHSHKWGLVSLLTLLSRIIGYLRDVVVAALFGAGYQTDAFYVAFRIPNLLRRLFAEGSLAAVFVPIFSEYLESGDRREAKNALRSAFTVLLIVLVLVVALGVIFSPWLVKLFAYGFDQKTFDLAVYLNRLVFPYVLFISLTALAMGVLNSVRHFFAPAFSPVLFNLCIIASALFLYQELEVPIVSLCFGVLGGGVLQLVLHLFYLREKKFMFGFTGTLNHPAVKRLALLMFPQLFGIAVYNLNILVNTQYASFMSEGTVSYLYFAERIIEFPLGVVAVSLATVMLPALSSHAAREDYDGFGAEYLRSLRRMLFIMVPAMVGIVALRVPLCNFLYQHGEFDYVAVINTSQAILGYGLGLFAVGGIRITVPAFFALQDTKTPVKVAFFCFLLNAVCGFVLGFVFSLDHFGLALASSISSVANFVLLVVLLNGRLGRFLSREIIFFSLRVLAIAVVMGFAVWGIAGFSSWSETGFSLDKTVVMATSVGIGVALYFLLARLVGIKEVEMLSFMRKR, from the coding sequence ATGGAAACAAGAGAAGATCATAGCCACAAGTGGGGGCTGGTAAGCTTGCTCACACTTCTAAGCAGGATCATCGGATACCTGAGGGATGTTGTGGTGGCGGCGCTTTTCGGAGCGGGCTATCAAACCGATGCCTTCTACGTCGCGTTCCGTATCCCCAACCTGCTGCGCCGCCTTTTCGCCGAGGGATCTCTGGCGGCGGTCTTCGTACCCATATTCTCCGAGTATCTTGAATCGGGCGACAGGCGGGAGGCGAAAAACGCCCTGCGCTCCGCGTTTACCGTGCTTTTAATTGTTCTCGTTTTGGTGGTAGCGCTGGGAGTGATTTTTTCCCCCTGGCTCGTGAAGCTTTTCGCCTACGGGTTCGATCAGAAGACTTTCGATCTTGCGGTCTACCTCAACAGACTTGTTTTTCCCTACGTGCTTTTCATATCTCTTACCGCCCTTGCGATGGGGGTTCTTAATTCCGTAAGGCATTTCTTCGCTCCGGCTTTTTCTCCGGTTCTTTTTAACCTGTGCATAATAGCAAGCGCCCTGTTTCTTTACCAGGAGCTTGAGGTACCTATCGTTTCTCTCTGTTTCGGGGTTCTTGGCGGAGGGGTGTTGCAACTGGTGCTCCACCTGTTTTATCTCCGCGAAAAGAAGTTCATGTTCGGGTTCACCGGAACCCTCAACCACCCGGCAGTCAAAAGACTCGCGTTGCTCATGTTCCCCCAGCTTTTCGGAATAGCGGTCTATAACCTCAATATACTCGTGAACACCCAGTACGCGTCTTTCATGTCCGAGGGAACGGTTTCCTATCTTTACTTCGCGGAGAGAATAATAGAGTTTCCCCTGGGAGTGGTGGCCGTTTCCCTGGCGACCGTTATGCTTCCGGCTCTTTCATCCCACGCTGCAAGAGAGGATTACGATGGATTCGGCGCCGAATATCTGCGTTCGCTAAGGCGCATGCTGTTTATAATGGTGCCCGCCATGGTCGGGATAGTTGCTTTGCGGGTTCCGCTCTGCAACTTCCTTTACCAGCATGGCGAATTTGATTACGTGGCGGTTATAAACACTTCCCAGGCCATTTTGGGCTACGGACTCGGACTTTTTGCCGTGGGAGGAATTCGCATCACCGTGCCCGCCTTTTTTGCTCTCCAGGATACGAAGACGCCGGTAAAGGTGGCGTTTTTCTGCTTTCTGCTAAACGCCGTCTGCGGGTTCGTCCTGGGATTTGTCTTTTCGCTTGACCACTTCGGTCTGGCGCTTGCAAGTTCCATTTCTTCGGTGGCGAACTTCGTTCTGCTGGTGGTTCTGCTGAACGGAAGGCTGGGACGTTTTCTTTCCCGGGAAATTATCTTCTTTTCGCTCAGGGTTCTTGCGATTGCGGTTGTCATGGGTTTTGCCGTGTGGGGTATTGCCGGATTTTCCTCGTGGAGCGAGACCGGTTTTTCTCTTGACAAGACAGTAGTCATGGCTACCTCGGTGGGTATTGGCGTTGCCCTTTACTTCCTGCTCGCCAGGTTAGTTGGGATAAAGGAAGTTGAGATGCTCTCTTTTATGAGAAAAAGGTAA
- the trkA gene encoding Trk system potassium transporter TrkA, with product MRRILIIGLGQVGNFLSKELSKSQEVVVIENDAELIAKAKETQDVLAIEGSGDDPAVLRQAEIEKADIVLAVTGDDRTNILASFIAHASGVKKIVAAVKNAKYAEYEGVIQNSNISVISSSSIISEKISALISAPFAGRVEFFASGQIELLKLRVDEGVPIINEKLRNFVSSPRNWTFVGLQREHRITIPRGDTELRPGDFVFALGVPSALEKLKKLFNLKIQKVHSVIIVGGGRVGCKVASTLHANGLSVRLIENDSEKARAAAEELVGAMVFEGDGTNLEILKEAGVEKSDYLLALTGDDENNVLSALLAKNLGIDRCTVLYSNPDYVEVLEAIGIDRAISVNMAVANGILNSLHLGGEANVSLLYEGAGEILEFDVTEHTKILGIPLSECKMPHDSVIGVCIRDGKPIFPGGDFVAQVGDRLVVFSLPTAVQKVEEILVS from the coding sequence ATGCGGAGAATTCTGATAATAGGTCTGGGGCAGGTTGGAAATTTCCTCTCAAAGGAACTCTCCAAGAGTCAGGAAGTTGTGGTTATTGAAAATGACGCCGAGCTCATAGCCAAGGCCAAGGAAACCCAGGATGTCTTGGCAATTGAGGGAAGCGGGGACGATCCCGCCGTCCTGAGACAAGCGGAGATAGAAAAGGCCGACATAGTTCTTGCGGTTACCGGAGATGACAGAACGAATATACTCGCCTCGTTTATCGCCCATGCCTCGGGAGTCAAAAAAATCGTTGCCGCGGTAAAAAATGCGAAGTATGCAGAATACGAGGGAGTCATACAAAACTCGAACATCTCGGTAATAAGCTCAAGCAGCATAATCTCGGAAAAGATAAGTGCGCTCATAAGTGCTCCTTTTGCGGGGAGGGTGGAGTTTTTTGCAAGCGGACAGATAGAGCTTCTCAAACTTCGGGTGGATGAAGGGGTGCCCATAATAAACGAGAAGCTGAGAAATTTCGTCAGCAGTCCCAGGAACTGGACATTCGTCGGACTGCAAAGGGAGCACAGGATAACTATTCCGCGGGGAGATACGGAGCTTCGCCCGGGCGACTTCGTATTCGCTCTCGGAGTCCCTTCTGCTCTTGAGAAGCTTAAAAAGCTGTTTAACCTCAAAATCCAGAAGGTCCATTCCGTTATCATAGTCGGCGGGGGCAGGGTGGGGTGCAAAGTCGCTTCCACGCTCCACGCTAATGGGCTTTCCGTAAGACTCATTGAAAACGATAGTGAAAAGGCTAGGGCAGCAGCCGAGGAACTTGTCGGGGCAATGGTGTTTGAAGGTGACGGAACCAACCTCGAGATACTGAAGGAAGCCGGGGTTGAAAAGAGCGATTACCTGCTTGCACTTACCGGCGACGATGAAAACAATGTGCTAAGCGCCCTTCTCGCGAAAAATCTCGGCATTGACCGCTGCACGGTGCTTTACTCTAATCCCGATTACGTGGAAGTGCTCGAAGCTATAGGTATCGACAGGGCAATAAGCGTAAACATGGCCGTGGCAAACGGCATTCTGAACTCTCTTCATCTCGGCGGAGAGGCTAACGTATCGCTTCTTTACGAGGGAGCGGGAGAAATTCTCGAGTTTGACGTAACCGAACATACTAAGATCCTCGGGATACCACTTTCTGAGTGCAAAATGCCCCACGATTCCGTTATAGGCGTCTGCATAAGAGACGGGAAGCCGATATTCCCCGGCGGGGATTTCGTTGCGCAGGTCGGGGACCGTCTAGTGGTGTTCTCCCTGCCGACTGCCGTGCAAAAGGTTGAAGAAATACTAGTTTCGTGA
- the aroQ gene encoding type II 3-dehydroquinate dehydratase yields the protein MEIIVINGPNLNMLGKREPEIYGSLTLSDIESFLSSHTESLGEDVQLSFFQSNSEGEIVTAIQDAYGKFDGIVINPGAYTHTSVAIRDAILSTGMPVVEVHISNIYKREDFRQKSFVSGVSLGVVSGFGARSYYLGLVGLVEHLRKEGASS from the coding sequence ATGGAAATAATCGTCATAAACGGTCCGAATCTCAACATGCTGGGCAAAAGGGAACCTGAGATTTACGGAAGCCTAACCCTTTCAGACATCGAGTCTTTTCTTTCTTCCCACACCGAGTCTCTGGGCGAGGATGTCCAGCTTTCCTTCTTTCAGTCAAATTCCGAAGGGGAGATAGTCACCGCTATACAGGATGCCTATGGAAAGTTTGACGGAATAGTGATAAACCCCGGCGCCTATACTCATACCAGCGTTGCAATAAGGGATGCCATACTCTCAACCGGAATGCCTGTTGTGGAAGTTCATATTTCCAATATATACAAAAGGGAGGACTTCAGGCAGAAATCGTTTGTCTCAGGAGTATCGCTCGGCGTGGTGTCGGGCTTCGGGGCACGCAGTTATTACCTCGGACTTGTGGGTCTGGTTGAGCACCTGAGGAAAGAAGGCGCCTCTTCCTGA
- a CDS encoding DUF4911 domain-containing protein has translation MSVFFIKLADKSSNVLLQAILGTYGHLMWVRTEVPQEMIVKVITTPELASETREVLEALRGEIEFEFVGSPEGGDLPGEQDFHGNKRRS, from the coding sequence ATGTCTGTTTTTTTCATAAAACTTGCGGATAAGAGCTCCAACGTTCTTTTGCAGGCGATACTCGGCACCTACGGGCACCTGATGTGGGTGAGGACCGAGGTGCCGCAGGAAATGATAGTTAAGGTGATCACCACCCCTGAACTCGCTTCGGAAACGCGCGAGGTGCTCGAGGCGCTTAGGGGGGAGATAGAGTTTGAATTTGTCGGCTCTCCAGAAGGCGGTGATCTGCCGGGGGAGCAGGATTTTCATGGAAACAAGAGAAGATCATAG
- a CDS encoding SAM-dependent methyltransferase, whose amino-acid sequence MEALNAFDEAKMGYACDIDGSYIEVLKNWLSDYDGGILARVETADFFSKDWESALDNLPEPILVIGNPPWVTNSQLGQLKSDNLPAKQNHKKMKGLDALTGKSNFDISEWMINRMIEWLQEKQGTVAMLCKTSVARKVLLNSWKRDKKMEVATMHLIDSKSYFQISAEACLLTITSSYEKHKECKVYNSIQADNPAQTIGLRDCFLVADIHGYEKTKHLIENGQHYKWRTGIKHDCSKVMELEKIGKDRYINGFGETSELEDLCLYPLLKGSGLANGKTPEKFMLVPQTKIGQETRYLAETAPKTLEYLIKYGDLLDRRVSSIYKGKPRFSVFGVGDYTFSSWKVAIPALYKQLEFFVVGPHEGKAVVFDDTVNFIAMDNAEESYRLAEQLNSNTANIFYRSFIFWDSKRPITVQLLRSLDIDRLLAESGSEFKYSISKTSRQLQLI is encoded by the coding sequence ATGGAAGCACTGAACGCGTTTGATGAAGCAAAAATGGGATATGCCTGTGATATTGACGGTAGTTACATTGAGGTGTTAAAGAACTGGCTCTCAGATTACGACGGGGGCATTCTTGCCAGAGTTGAAACAGCCGATTTTTTCTCTAAAGACTGGGAATCCGCCTTGGATAATCTGCCGGAACCTATTCTAGTAATAGGAAATCCTCCATGGGTCACGAACTCACAACTTGGTCAGTTAAAAAGCGATAACCTGCCTGCAAAACAAAACCATAAAAAAATGAAGGGACTAGATGCTTTGACAGGAAAAAGCAATTTTGACATATCGGAGTGGATGATAAACCGGATGATTGAATGGCTCCAAGAAAAGCAGGGAACCGTAGCAATGTTATGTAAAACTTCGGTTGCAAGAAAAGTTCTGCTGAACTCATGGAAGCGCGACAAGAAGATGGAAGTCGCCACCATGCACCTAATTGATTCAAAATCTTATTTTCAGATTTCTGCCGAGGCCTGCCTGCTGACCATAACATCCTCTTATGAAAAACATAAAGAATGCAAAGTGTACAATAGTATCCAAGCGGACAATCCAGCTCAGACAATAGGATTACGGGATTGTTTTCTCGTTGCCGATATTCACGGCTATGAAAAAACAAAGCACCTAATCGAAAACGGTCAACATTACAAATGGAGAACAGGGATTAAACATGATTGCTCAAAAGTTATGGAATTGGAAAAAATAGGAAAAGACAGATACATAAACGGATTTGGTGAGACAAGCGAACTCGAAGACTTGTGTCTTTACCCCTTACTAAAAGGTTCCGGTCTTGCTAATGGAAAAACTCCCGAAAAATTCATGCTGGTTCCCCAGACAAAAATCGGTCAAGAAACAAGATATTTGGCGGAGACTGCACCTAAAACATTAGAATATCTGATAAAATATGGCGACCTGCTAGACCGTAGAGTAAGTTCAATATATAAAGGCAAACCAAGATTCTCCGTCTTCGGAGTCGGAGATTATACATTCAGCAGTTGGAAAGTGGCTATTCCTGCCCTTTACAAACAACTTGAGTTCTTTGTTGTAGGCCCTCACGAGGGTAAGGCGGTCGTGTTTGACGACACCGTGAATTTTATCGCCATGGATAATGCTGAAGAGTCCTACCGGTTAGCGGAACAACTGAACTCAAACACAGCAAATATCTTTTACAGATCTTTTATCTTCTGGGACAGTAAAAGGCCAATCACTGTTCAGTTACTTAGATCCTTGGATATTGACAGGCTATTGGCGGAATCAGGAAGCGAATTTAAATACAGTATCAGTAAAACCTCTAGACAATTGCAATTAATATAG
- the recJ gene encoding single-stranded-DNA-specific exonuclease RecJ gives MKEKKWVVAKPAKGPVEKISAKLGILPITAELLVNRGINSTQDAEAFLCASLSDLPSPFLMKGMEEAVERLRRCVHKKEKIAVYGDYDVDGVTATSLLTGFLRALGCDVIYYIPDRFKEGYGVNSQALRALKQKQVTLVISVDCGITAVDEVAQARALGMDFIVTDHHSFLGQLPEAVAVLNPRQTDCGYPGKEVAGVGVAFNLALALRRTLREEGFFETAAEPNMGDFLDLVSLGTVSDRVPVENVNRIMLKEGLKRMRSPKRPGLRALKDVSGIGDGIEIFDLGFRLGPRINAAGRLDSADKAVELLLSDSREEAFSLAKFLDERNSKRREIEEGILRDATRMVESVHGDTKYNSLVLSSRKWHRGVVGIVASSIAGSYGKPAFLISVDENGVGRGSGRSFGGINIFSVLSKCEDLLMEFGGHAYAAGVTVLEEKIDLFRERFSEELEKSGQKPESRLNIDSEITLASISDTLVSEIETLSPFGEGNPEPLFLSRAVRVMDQNLLRNQHVRFRVRKNGSVLNCIWFYASRKRLPEEIDLVFALRFNVRNGERETRLFIKDARGTSG, from the coding sequence ATGAAGGAAAAGAAATGGGTAGTCGCAAAACCCGCCAAGGGGCCGGTTGAGAAAATTTCGGCAAAGCTCGGCATTCTGCCGATAACGGCGGAACTTCTGGTAAACAGGGGGATAAATTCAACTCAGGATGCCGAGGCTTTTCTCTGTGCATCACTTTCTGATCTGCCTTCTCCTTTTCTGATGAAAGGGATGGAAGAGGCGGTCGAGCGCCTTCGCAGGTGCGTTCACAAAAAAGAAAAAATCGCCGTCTACGGTGACTACGATGTTGACGGCGTTACGGCGACTTCTCTTCTGACGGGGTTTCTAAGGGCTCTTGGCTGCGACGTCATATACTACATTCCCGACAGGTTTAAAGAGGGCTACGGCGTAAACTCCCAGGCGCTTCGCGCTCTTAAACAGAAACAGGTGACCCTTGTAATCTCGGTTGACTGCGGAATTACTGCCGTGGACGAGGTGGCGCAGGCCAGAGCTCTCGGGATGGACTTCATAGTTACGGATCATCACAGTTTCTTGGGCCAGCTGCCCGAGGCTGTTGCCGTTCTTAATCCACGTCAGACTGACTGCGGGTACCCGGGAAAGGAAGTCGCGGGCGTCGGCGTTGCGTTTAACCTCGCCCTTGCGCTCAGGAGAACGCTCAGGGAAGAGGGATTTTTTGAGACCGCGGCGGAACCCAACATGGGAGATTTTCTTGACCTCGTTTCGCTCGGAACGGTTTCTGATCGCGTGCCTGTGGAAAACGTAAACAGGATCATGCTAAAGGAAGGTCTTAAGAGAATGCGAAGTCCCAAAAGGCCGGGTCTGCGGGCCCTTAAGGATGTAAGCGGCATAGGCGACGGGATCGAGATATTCGATCTTGGTTTTCGCCTTGGTCCCAGGATAAACGCGGCCGGCAGGCTTGATTCTGCGGACAAGGCGGTCGAGCTTCTCCTCTCCGACAGCCGGGAGGAGGCTTTTTCCCTCGCGAAGTTCCTTGACGAGCGCAACTCCAAGCGTCGCGAGATCGAAGAGGGGATACTGCGTGACGCGACCCGGATGGTTGAGTCTGTCCACGGGGACACAAAGTATAATTCGCTTGTTCTCTCCTCCCGCAAATGGCACAGAGGCGTCGTAGGTATCGTGGCTTCCTCCATAGCCGGGTCTTACGGGAAACCCGCTTTTCTCATCTCGGTTGATGAAAACGGCGTAGGGAGGGGAAGCGGAAGATCCTTCGGAGGAATCAACATTTTCTCCGTGCTTTCAAAGTGCGAAGATCTTCTCATGGAATTCGGTGGGCATGCCTACGCGGCCGGGGTAACCGTCTTGGAGGAAAAAATCGATCTTTTCAGGGAGAGGTTCTCAGAAGAACTTGAAAAAAGCGGTCAGAAGCCCGAAAGCAGGCTTAATATAGACTCCGAGATAACTCTCGCTTCCATAAGCGATACTCTTGTCTCCGAGATTGAAACTCTCTCGCCTTTCGGAGAGGGAAATCCCGAACCTCTCTTTCTCTCGAGGGCCGTTAGGGTAATGGACCAGAACCTGCTTAGGAATCAGCATGTCCGGTTTAGGGTGAGGAAAAACGGTTCTGTGCTGAACTGCATCTGGTTTTACGCTTCCCGAAAGCGCCTTCCCGAAGAAATAGACCTGGTTTTCGCTCTGCGCTTCAACGTGCGAAACGGGGAAAGGGAAACTCGTCTTTTCATAAAGGACGCGAGGGGGACCAGTGGGTGA
- a CDS encoding TrkH family potassium uptake protein — translation MNVRFCFQITGKFVMYLGLLMLVPAVCTLFYPEDDLFAFLISALITSIAGLSLMVICRIPETPTEIRRREGFLVAVLCWVLASVFGAIPYYVYGVFASPVDALFESTAGFTTTGATALASIEWLPKGILFWRNFTQWLGGMGIIVLGIAIFPKLFVGGAQLMGLETTGPTAEKFAPKIAETAKKLWIVYIALTAVLTVLLIFGGMSFFDALTHSFSTLSTGGFSCRDASIGAYDSVYIQGLITFFMFLGGTSFVLHFYFFTGKPGRLLRNSEFRFYLFFVIAATMFIALELIQTGVYGTFSESLRYASFQVVSIITTTGFTTTDFDAWPAFVKWVIFMLMFFGACAGSTSGSVKGLRIMVLFKKAHREIRRLVYPNVVSPITIEGKTINEKAVSSITSFFILYIFLFGFIALVVLMLEDISLESAVSAAAASITNVGPAFDEVGPTSHYSHLSSPTKIMLSLAMIIGRLELYTVLVLFMPSFWKR, via the coding sequence GTGAACGTTAGATTCTGTTTTCAGATCACGGGAAAGTTCGTGATGTATCTCGGGCTGCTGATGCTCGTGCCGGCTGTCTGCACGCTGTTTTACCCGGAGGACGATCTCTTTGCCTTCCTGATCTCAGCGCTCATAACATCAATTGCGGGTCTTTCTCTTATGGTCATTTGCCGCATTCCCGAAACTCCGACCGAGATACGAAGAAGAGAAGGTTTTCTGGTTGCGGTGCTTTGCTGGGTGCTTGCAAGCGTTTTCGGCGCCATCCCTTATTATGTTTACGGGGTGTTCGCCAGCCCGGTCGATGCGCTTTTCGAATCGACCGCGGGTTTTACCACCACCGGAGCCACCGCGCTTGCGTCCATTGAGTGGCTTCCCAAGGGAATTCTTTTCTGGAGGAACTTTACTCAGTGGCTCGGCGGCATGGGAATAATAGTTCTGGGAATTGCGATTTTCCCCAAGCTTTTTGTCGGCGGGGCGCAGCTAATGGGGCTTGAGACCACTGGACCGACGGCGGAGAAGTTCGCTCCTAAAATAGCCGAGACGGCCAAGAAGCTCTGGATTGTATATATTGCCCTTACTGCCGTGTTGACGGTACTTCTCATTTTCGGTGGAATGAGCTTTTTTGACGCCCTGACACATTCTTTCAGCACCCTCTCGACAGGGGGTTTCTCCTGCAGGGATGCAAGCATAGGGGCTTATGACAGCGTCTACATACAGGGGCTGATTACATTTTTCATGTTCCTCGGGGGAACTAGCTTTGTGCTTCATTTCTACTTTTTTACCGGGAAGCCCGGGAGGCTTTTAAGAAACTCTGAGTTTCGGTTCTATCTCTTTTTCGTCATTGCTGCGACGATGTTCATTGCTTTAGAGCTCATCCAGACCGGTGTTTACGGAACCTTCTCCGAGTCCCTGCGTTACGCTTCTTTTCAGGTGGTTTCGATTATCACCACGACCGGATTTACCACCACGGATTTTGACGCGTGGCCGGCTTTCGTGAAATGGGTGATTTTCATGCTGATGTTTTTCGGCGCGTGCGCGGGATCGACTTCCGGGTCGGTAAAGGGGCTGAGGATCATGGTGCTTTTCAAAAAAGCTCACAGAGAGATACGAAGACTCGTTTATCCGAACGTGGTTTCTCCCATAACCATAGAGGGAAAGACAATAAACGAGAAAGCTGTCTCGAGCATAACGAGCTTTTTCATCCTTTACATTTTCCTTTTCGGCTTCATTGCTCTTGTGGTTCTCATGCTTGAGGATATATCTCTGGAATCCGCCGTCTCGGCCGCGGCTGCTTCCATAACCAACGTCGGACCTGCTTTCGACGAGGTCGGTCCGACAAGCCACTATTCCCATCTGAGTTCGCCAACGAAAATCATGCTTTCATTGGCCATGATCATAGGGAGGCTTGAACTCTACACGGTTCTGGTGCTTTTCATGCCGTCTTTCTGGAAGAGATAG